A single genomic interval of Perca fluviatilis chromosome 19, GENO_Pfluv_1.0, whole genome shotgun sequence harbors:
- the hs3st1l1 gene encoding heparan sulfate (glucosamine) 3-O-sulfotransferase 1-like1, protein MACFLASAFLLVLQTYAAPTELVQAGFGITLDSMDLDPGLPVDVSGDVPSSPPPGTSKRAPHSIIIGVRKGGTRALLEMLDIHPEVAAAATEVHFFDWDENYAKGFEWYRDLMPYSYPNQITVEKTPGYFTSALAPERICAMNSSIKLLLILRDPSERVISDYTQVYFNRLENHKPVQAIENLLVRNGALNIRYKAIQRSLYDVHMRNWLRHFPLEQIHIVDGDALIRDPLPELQKVERFLNLPPRIVSSNFYFNQTKGFYCIRSDGRERCLHESKGRPHPAVNSTVLQQLRTYLQEHNRTFFRLVKRTFDWQ, encoded by the coding sequence ATGGCTTGTTTCCTGGCATCCGCCTTTCTTCTGGTTCTCCAGACATACGCTGCCCCAACTGAGCTTGTCCAGGCAGGATTTGGCATAACACTGGACTCCATGGACCTTGATCCTGGACTACCAGTCGATGTCTCTGGAGATGTACCCTCCTCTCCACCCCCAGGGACTAGTAAAAGAGCCCCGCACAGTATCATTATTGGGGTTCGCAAGGGGGGCACAAGAGCGTTGTTGGAGATGCTAGACATACACCCTGAGGTTGCCGCTGCTGCCACCGAGGTGCACTTCTTTGACTGGGATGAGAACTATGCCAAGGGCTTTGAGTGGTACCGTGACTTGATGCCCTACTCTTACCCTAACCAGATCACAGTGGAGAAGACTCCAGGTTACTTTACATCAGCCCTCGCACCAGAACGCATCTGCGCCATGAACTCGTCCATAAAGTTGCTACTGATCTTGCGAGACCCGTCCGAGCGGGTCATCTCCGACTACACCCAGGTGTACTTCAACCGGCTGGAGAACCACAAGCCGGTGCAAGCCATTGAGAACCTGCTAGTGCGCAATGGAGCACTGAATATCCGGTACAAGGCCATTCAGAGGAGCCTGTATGACGTGCACATGCGCAACTGGCTGCGCCACTTCCCCCTGGAACAGATCCACATCGTAGATGGGGATGCTCTGATACGAGACCCCTTGCCAGAGCTTCAGAAGGTGGAACGTTTTCTGAACTTGCCCCCAAGGATAGTATCCTCCAACTTCTACTTCAACCAGACCAAGGGCTTTTACTGTATCCGAAGTGATGGTCGAGAGCGCTGTCTGCATGAGTCTAAGGGACGTCCTCACCCCGCTGTCAACAGCACCGTCCTCCAGCAGCTCCGCACCTACCTACAGGAACATAACCGAACCTTCTTCAGGCTGGTGAAGCGCACCTTCGACTGGCAATGA